One Nicotiana tomentosiformis chromosome 4, ASM39032v3, whole genome shotgun sequence genomic window carries:
- the LOC104112614 gene encoding uncharacterized protein, translating to MSGFDKYLKYLITKKKTTKNEVVNVTHRVSSIIEIIVVQKKEDPRAFTIPCTIGLRNFARALCDNGASINLISLAIYKQAVLGMPRPTSMRLQMADRSIKRRVGIVDDVLVKLGKFLLLANFVILNCAIDKDIPIILGRPFLAIGRPLMDSERNEIKF from the coding sequence ATGTCGGGGTTTGATAAGTATTTGAAGTACTTGATCACTAAAAAGAAAACCACCAAGAATGAAGTGGTGAATGTGACTCACCGGGTTAGTTCCATCATTGAAATAATCGTCGTACAAAAGAAAGAGGACCCGAGAGCTTTCACCATTCCATGCACTATTGGATTGCGCAATTTTGCACGAGCCCTTTGTGATAATGGGGCTAGCATCAACTTAATATCCCTTGCTATTTATAAGCAAGCGGTATTAGGTATGCCTAGGCCTACaagtatgaggttgcaaatggccgacCGTTCAATAAAGCGACGTGTGGGAATAGTTGATGATGTGCTTGTGAAATTGGGGAAGTTTCTCCTCCTTGCTAACTTTGTTATTCTCAATTGTGCTATTGATAAAGATATCCCTATCATCTTGGGGAGACCATTCCTTGCTATCGGGAGGCCACTCATGGACTCGGAACGAAATGAGATCAAGTTCTGA